DNA sequence from the Mauremys mutica isolate MM-2020 ecotype Southern chromosome 9, ASM2049712v1, whole genome shotgun sequence genome:
ACTCTGCCTTGATGTCTATAATAGAAGAAAATGCTTTTCAAGTTTTGAGTGATGGACCCTGGATAAAAAGACCACGTCTTCTCTGTGATGATagttccactgaagacaatgattTTTTATCCCTCACCTTTCCAAAGAAACTATGGAAAATTGTTGAAAGTGATCAATTTAAGTCACTTTGGTGGGATGATGATGGAAATTGTGTAGTGATTGATGAAGAGCTCTTTAAAAAGGAGGTGCTGGAAAGGAGAGGACCTCTGCGAATTTTTGAAACTGATTGCATGAAAAGTTTCATTCGTCAGCTTAATCTCTATGGCTTTAGCAAAATGcgacaagattttcaaaggtctGCCTCGCTAGCTGAATTTCTAGCAGAAGAAAAAGCAGCATCTGCTTTTAGCAAGGTAAAATGTCAATATAATTTCTCAAACTAAAGATGCTATTACTTTTAAAATATGCTAAATCAGTTTTTTGCATGTACAGATAAGTTTTGTTTTATGCTTGTTATAAAGAGACTCTAGGAATGAGGGTTGTGAAGGATATTCTGACAGCCATAATTTCTCAAAGTATTCTCATGAACAATAAgagtgtaaaatatatatataatatatggtTACTGGTTTTTGCCCTGAAGTGACCATTTCAGTGTGGCTTTTTCCTACTCGCCTGAGCCAGTGAAACACAGAGAGAtcctctcaccccctcctaccTCTTCTCTGGTTACTGGCTTCCTCCTGGTGCTAGATCGGACCCGCCTTCTTTCCCTCCTGACATTTGCTGAATGCTAGAAATGGGATATGGCCCATGTGCTACTGACTGAAAATTTATGGCCCTCATTTAAATTactaaaagtcaatgggacttgtacTCCTAAATCACGTAAGTGCTTTTAAAAACCTTCTACCATTAGGTAATATCCATCCTTACTGTTTAAACTCTGTTTTGAGAGTAGACCGTTAAAGGGACATAATCCATTAAaaatattactttaaaatgtCCTTGCCTGTATTCTTAACAATACCTTTAAATGTCAAATTTACATTTCACCATTTCTGccatgtttgcattttgcactttATTTGGCTTCTAACATGAAGCTAAGTTATTCATATCCATTTCCTGGTTTAAGGGCTAAACACAATGCTGCAGGAGAATGTTTTTAAATTCAAGGATGGATCACTGATTTTAAATGTTATGAGAATGCTTCTGTTTGTTTCATCAAATCTTCACAGACTAAAATTGGGACCTAAAGTGCCTGCCAGTGTCCCTTCAATGTTAATGTTTGACTGTTTTATGTAGGCAAAATCTTAGCCAGAATGTACACTTGATTCTTGCTTTTTTTTATCCTCACAGAGCTGATTAAATCTTTTCACTTGCTTTATTTAGTTACAGTTCTACCATAACCCGAATTTTAAGAGAGGCTCTCCCCACCTCCTTGTAAGGTGTAAGAGAAGAGTTGGCATAAAAAATACACCACCGGTTGCTTTCTCATTAGATGAGGAATTTAGTGAAAACTGCCTAAAGAGTGAGGGAAGAAGCTCAGATGTTCAGTCTGCTTTCGGAACTGCTTCCATGGAGGAAAATGACCTTGTTGCAACTGCTCCAAAGGAAAACATGCAAACATGTGCACTAAGAAAGCCTACAGTAAATAAAGGACTTGCCAGAGCAACTGCCCGAATCAGAAATGGATACGCTTCATCACCAGCAGCTTCACTGAGGCCATCAGAACATGTGACAGCAGAAGACGGTGAGAAGTTGAATCAGCTGGCTCCATTCCACTTATCCCAAAATAACAGCCATACTCAAGTCAGCACCCATGATATAGATTCCACTACAACTACATCTGCGACTTCTTTGTATCATGTCATACCTCCTGTATCAAATAGTCCCTTTGGACCTGTGATGGGGCTTCCTGCCTTCCCAAACATGTATCCAGACTTATCAGCTATGCAGGCTCATTGGGCTAGTTTGCTGCCATTTTGTAACCCATGGTTCTCAATGCCTATGATTGCAGCAGCCTCTGCCATTTCAATGTCAAGATCATCTCATCACCGAACTCCATCTTACCATCACTGCCCTAATTGCAACTGCACTTCAAACAATGCATCTGCTGCCAAAGGCGTTGGACCAAAGCCTACTGAATATTCAGGATACCATCGATAAAGCAAAAGACTTTAACATTTCGTATTCCAGGGAGAAAGTCACTGACAAATCTGCAATGAAACTGTCTGAAGAATAAATGTCTTTTTCCAGTTTTCCTGTcctatttatataaaataatcccagactttttattttattttcagcaaGGAAGTATTAGTTCAGTAGAAGTAAATGGTCAGCTTTAATGATTTGTAGGAAACAAATTTAGGGAGAGAGAATAAGAGCAGTGTAATGTTTGAATTACATTTAGGCTGGTCATGTTCCTTCCAAAGATAACTACTTCTCCCCACCACCAGCACTACCCTTCTTTGTCTCCGCAAAGAAGGCTGAAGGGATGTGGTGGAGCTAAGCGAGGGGGAGGTaatgcaggaggacagagcctctTTTTGTTCTTGAGGCGATATGTGCAGCATGCAGCTCTATGCCTGAGGAATACACTTGTTCCGAGGCCATTTTCTAAGGCTTGGTTTGCAGAGAAGGGTTTGACCTAAGTGTTTAAACAAAATATCTTATGCTACCCTTCTTACTCACATGGTACAGTGATCTTCACCTTTTGGGACAGCAGGTTTGCAACATGCTGAGGTGGATGACCCACAGTTTACAGAGTGATTCATGTTAACTGTCATAAGAAATAAGATTATAAATTAATGATCAGCACATATTACTACAGTGTCTGGTATGTTCATTGAAAGATCTCCTAAATCAGGCCTAGGAtaagagatctataaaatcaacAGACCAAAACTAAAAGAGATTGGTTTAATTCATTTTCAGCAAGATGCAGTTTAGGGTTTattaaaaaggagagaaagaaaggggggaggTGGCAAGATTTAGGAATTACTTTACCATCTTGGATCCCTTTCACTCGGATAATTTTGAAAAGATGCTGCAATTCAGGGTTactttgaaattaaatatttcaggTTCTATAAAATGTGAATTTCTTGGTTCTTGGTGTGGCTATGGGTTACTGGGTGGTAATTATTAGCATCCTGCATACATTGTGACCAAGGGGCAGATCCTTTGCCCAGCGAAGTCAGTAGTAAagcttccattgaattcagtggtggAGGATTGGGCCACAACTGAGGTGAGAGGAAACAAAATACAAGACAGTTAAAATATTTAAGGAATATTTATTaaatgatatattttaaaaagtagagtGGAATAATTATTTGAATTTAGGGTTAGTAGTTCTTTTCACTACCATGTAAGAAAGTAGGGTTCAGGTTGGACATGCATTGAATTGCTTAACAATGATCCGTCTGCATGATTAACAGGCTACATTGAATTAAAATGATTCTTTTTATATAGACTTGAGGGTTTTCTATAGCATCCATCCCTGTGGTATTTAAGCACTTCTCATCAGCCTGTATTAAAACCTACATCAAATCCAATTAATCTGGACTAAAGTGTGAAGTCCTTTCTGAGACAAAACATACTTGTTTCTGTAGGAGCACTGCCTACAGTAGATGTGCAGGATTGCATCCCTGGATGTGCAATAAAGAGCAATGCCTATTAGTTGTAAAATTTAATAAATATTCTGTGAATGAAATCTTCAGTGTTTTGAAGAGCAGATACAAACTGGATAAAATGTTATGCCATTAATAGTGTATCAGTACCCAACTGTGCACCGTTCTGCATGTTTAGCTTCATGGAAGTCTGCTGTAGTCAGCTCCCAATATTTACATCTTATATTAAATAAAATGACAAACTACCAAGAAATTCAGAAGTGTGAAATGTATTGCAATTTTATAGAGAATTTAAAAATCAAAGAATAAACAGTGGTTCATTAAATCCTAAATCAAGCAGCTTCCAGTCACAGACCGGTGCCTCTGGAATTACTACTGTAATACTCCTCTTCAGGAGGTGCTATAAGCATTGCACATATGCAGTCCACATAGTCTTTAAAAGAATGTCATCATTGACTGGGACTTTTGTACAGCACATAGCTAAgtaaatctttttcaaagtctctcttcctgttttttttcccccaaacataAAATGCATTCTCAAGTATGATGAGGTTCATCCTAAAAAGTTGTTCTTCCCTGAGGATTATACCTCAGAAGGTGCAGCTGAATTGGTGTTTTTACTAGCTGGATAAGGCTAGATGATATGGCAGTAAAAATGTCTATGCCTAGTCTTCTGTGTTGGTAGCCTTGGTGAAAAACAGATGTGTAGTGTGCTAGTGTAGATGCACCTGCTACACCTTCAAAGAACACAAAATTAAGAGATATTTATATTGTCCATGTATAAGAAGTTATAGGTGGCTTTCCCTGTCCACTGGGGGAATTTCTAGTATAATGAGGATGGCTGGGGAATGTAGGCATCAGTTGATGCTATATTGGTCACAAGTATCAAGATGTGGTACCTTCCAATGAAGTACTATATGTGAGCGTAATTTGGCAGTGCTTACCCTCAAGAACATCTCCTTTAAGAACCATCACTTTCTGCAGACTAGCATATTCATTTTATTGTCTTTGTATCTACGCTCTTTGTGTGGACATAATGCCACCTGACCATATCTCAGATCTGAAGGTTAAAATGGGCTTTGACACTTCTAAAAATGTCACCCCTTCTCTATCTGCCAGCTGGATCCTCTTTGTGAGGATTAGTTTTTGCCTCTGGCACACCTGATTCGGTGTTCTGCATGGAAAGCAGACAACTATTATAAGGTTTCCAATATTAAACAGGTAGCGTTTAGGTAAAAATGGTTCATGGACCCTCTTGTTGCCAGTTAAACAGTATTTCAActggaaaattattttaaaaaaatgcttttcaaacatttttcttgAGGTCTTACTGAAGGAGACCAGAAGGAAGTCTTAGAAACTGTTCCCTTTAAACACAGAACATTATAGCCCACACAGAACCGGTATAagcttccccacactcccctagCAATATACTGCAACCTTTGTCTGGGCAGATTGTCTATGAAAGAGGGCAGTTCAGACTCCATACTTGAGCCAAACCTTGATCTCTTTGATAAAAGAAGCCAATAAGAGTGCTGGTTTTTGTGATGTGACAACCTGGCAGCTGGACTAAGAGTCAAACTCATTGAATGTCTATTAAAAGGAAAACGTTTTGAGTCATTATCAGCTATCTGGGGATTTGAGCCAGCTACATGGAGAGGAAATCTTCAATAACCCATTATCTCAGCCATTTAGCAGAATTTTTCATATTAAAATAGATGTTATGtttacccttgatatcagcaatTGTGCTCATTTTCTCATTATGATGCTATATTTTCTGAAAGGGATCCTATTATGATGTAATGCCAATGTTACACATTCACTATTGTGATGTTCATGAATGCTTATACAAATTGTTGTATACTGTCATGGGTGTTTAACTTTCTGAAATGATCTATGAAAGACCAATATATAGTCTATTACTCAAAAGCAGGTGAGAAAATCATTTCTACTAAGAAAAATATTTgaacaatttaaattaaaaatatcagtgtCTACTATTGTAAGTCCTCAGTATTTGGCGTTTGGATTGTAAATTCAGTGTAAAATAGCTGTTAAAGTAACCTTATTTTCTcccatttcactttttaaaagtctCTGGAAAATTCAAATGATGGATGGTAGCTTGATGGAGTGGTGCTGGAATAAATGTTGGTCCTGCTGAGTATTTTTGTTTTAGTGGGTCAGAAAATTCTctctgaaataaatattttatgtaCAAAGTTTTACTAACCAATTGAATCTGAATTACTTGTAAGGACCAAAGTGTGCAGCATTTGGCTAAATTTCTGGAAGGTAAAGAGGATACCTCTGCATTATATGATGTCTTTGATCTGATTTCCTAGTAGGAAAAGAAATCATAGTGTATTTTTAAGTGTCTGTTATTTCTGAGCCCAAGCCTGGAAGGTCCTGGGTGCTATACATCTCCCATGGATTTAAATGGGCGTTGACAGCATTCAGCACCTTACAGTCTTTTATATCAAGCTCTGCAGCTGTCTGATAAACTTGAAAATTCAGTCCCCACAAACTGCTGGAAGGGAGAAGGGGCTTTCTGTTTCTTCTCCTGCATTGGTGCCTCCTGACTGCTGTAAAGGTGAGGTAGGATCTCCTGAGTctgagatagaatcatagaatatcagggttggaagggacctcaggagatcatctagtccaaccccctgctcaaagcaggacaaatccccagacagttttttttcCTACTTCGTTCCACCTCCCAAAATTCTTGGCCACGGTAATGGAGAAGATCATTCTCTGTTGTTATACTCCCTTCCTCAGAACTTGCAGATTTCTGCAAGAGGGGAGGGTGTTTTCAAATCTACTCCTTCCTCCAAAGCTTCCAAGCTTCTGGTAGGGTCAGAGAAGGGGAATGTCTGTGCCTCTAATTCATGCATACAGTCCATCCTGGTTCCTGCTAGGATTTCTCCTACTCGACTGTACCTCCAGTCTACTTCCTAACTACTAGGAGGGCGCATGAAGGCAAGAGGTGGTCTCTGCTACTCCACTCTTCCCCAGGTTCCATGGTGGGGGTCCTCTTCCTCCTTGAATAAGTTTAGTACCTGCCTCTGCTGCTACGCTGCACTTTCCCAAGCAGCAGCAAGAAACTGACCTGCGTCCCCACAGTTCTACTGTGGGaacagcagcagtgaaactgatCAGACATATTAATTTTTCTCTTCTACTTGACAAGGCTAGAAGTAGCAGTAGAGGCAATCAAGATGTCTGGCAGCAGAGTTAGGAAGATGACACTGCATCAGTTCATGCTGTGTTGACCACTGAAAGACTATTCTTGCAACAATAAGGGTAGATACAAATTAGAAAGCTAAAAATGCATACATTGATAATGTAAGTCTCATTTGCCAGGACAGGCTTCCCCAAGGCTGGGGTGAGAATGGATTTTTCAAGTTCTTTTTTAGGACAATGGGAGAAATAATTCAGATTGAAGATAAGCAGCAGAAACTAATTCAAGTGTCTCATTTacataaatgaaaacaaacccaagGTGCACAGGAGAGATTTTATGACAGATTTTGGCCTATAAAAATAATGCTGAGAATGCAACTTGAAAAGGGAGAGTACTTTCCAGAAGCAATGCTGCACATGCATACACAGCTATTTTGGAATTGATATACTTTAAAATAATCTGTTTCTTTTGTTACAGTTGTATTATCAAGCATCAAGAGTCTTTATTCAGTtgttaataataatgaaaagaaaCACTAAAACTAGAAGTTTTACCCTGGAGCATGAGGGTAACAGCACTGACATAAAAGCTGTGGGTATGCCAGATGCTCAGGAATGTGCCTCAGCATGCTTCGGTGGTGGCCAGCAAACTGATTTGCCATCCCGTTCTCTACAATACTGTGCACAAAAGCTCCTACCTCCTCAAGAACTGAGAGCAAGCATCAGCGAATTAAAAACTCACTCAGCCATCTTGACAGGGAAAAGTTCACaagaacagaaaataacaaatttTGCAGCCATGAAGAACAAATATTGTGACCATTCAAACAAACATTCCCTCCTCTTTCTTGGACCTTCTCAGATAAGGGGGTCTAACAGCCGTGAATTAAAATATCATCCAATAGCCTTGACAGGACAAAGTTCACATGAACAAAATACAGTTAATTGTGAAATCAAGAACAAGATGTATCATTTTCATCCATACAAACATGCCAGTTTTACTCCAGGTATCAGCTATGGTATGGATTCAAGAATTGCTGCATTAAGTTATCATCATCCCTTGACTCCAAATCCCATGTCAAGATTAGATCCCATAACCAGGGTTCCTATTTGTCAATGTGCTCACCTAGATTTAGCAACTATGGATGCCTACCAGATTGCCAGATTGCCGTTCTCTCATCCATGGTTTTCCATGCCTATGATGCCATCTCTTTCTGCCATTTCTATGCCCGGGGATGCCCCTCATCAACATAGGGCATCCCCACATTATGTTTACTGCCAATGCTTTTGTTGTCTTGGAAGCTGGAGAGCCTCAAAACCAAATTTGCAGTAAGAACTTTGGCTGCAAGGGAAAAACAAATGTTAGTGACACATGCACTAAATAATTTTAACACAAATTtccattttattaaaattaaatgtCCAGAAAGTTAATTTTCTGTGGTTTCTTCTTGTTTTTTGCTTCTCTTTTGTTCCTATTGTTTTATGATTTACCTTTTAAACACAATATTCTGAAGATGGGGCTGTTACTATTTCAGAGCAGTCAAAGAAAACCACCACCTAAGAAGAGGACCCTCAGCTACCTTTCTTTGAAATTTACTGGGGCAATGAGTTACCTTCTAATGACGCCAAGGAGTGCCCCCTTTAAATCCTTTGAATTGCAAGGTTTTTATACAATCAGCAACATCTTTTGATTTTTTGTGGTTCAATAGTAATGTCAGAGTTTCTTCAGCCATGCATTTCTTCATCATTTCCAACAAACCTACAGGATAGGTATTTCCTATCCTAAGTACAGAAGAAAGTTTTGGTATCTTTAAGCATGTGTGGATACTGCTGACGAGTAGTGAccttttaatggtgaccactctATTGTCTTGGTCTAATTAGCTTGGATAATATTTCCCCAAACCTGGCTCACCATGTAGACTGGTTTATGATTTGTTACATAAAGAGATGATTAAAGGCTGTGTGGTCTATTGTTTAGAGTAAAACACTGAGAATCACagttcctgggttctatttctaattctgccactggcttgctgtgtAACCTTGAAAAGTCACTAAGCCTTGCTCTACCttaatgggaataataatatctACCTCACAGTGGTGGTGGGAGGCTTAATGAatgatgtttgtaaaacacttaTTTTTATTGTGTATTGTTTCTCAAAGGAGCTCAATGCATTATGGCTTGGTATATTCAAAAGCTGTAATAAACAGATACTTAAATATGCTGTGCAGCTCTTTTAATGAAAGATTTTGTAAGTCCTATAGGAAGAAAAACAATATATGCATTGAACAACAAAGGATAGTCATGCCTTAGATTCAAAGTGCTATAAAAAACTGAGCTGTGACCACTGGCTGCCAGACATGGAGATGTGCTATAGATCTCATTCCATGGCACAGGTGAACTACCTTCTAGAAGCGCAAACATCATCAGAGGTGAGTATTGAATGAGAGGTCAGTAGCACTAATGGACTATTGACATGTCTATGTGGCCTGGATTTTAATGATTTCTAGAGAAATTTAAAAATGGATCATTTAACAAAGGTGGCATTTCTTATGCAGTATAAATCCATACTTAAAATCATCAACTTTGGGCAGAGGATCATAGACCATGGTAGTGCTATATAATATTACTGTTAACCTATTTAATTCTTGGGCTGATTGTATTAGCATGCTTAATTCATTGCTGCATTTTATAACCTTGGTTAGGGCACAGGAGAAAAGAGGTATCTTTTACCCATGATTATTAATACAAGCCACTTGTATAATTTGGCAAATAAATTTGAAGCAGCACCATTTTTGTAATTGTCACACACTCAGTTACCCTTAACCTGTGCTCAAATAAGAAATTGAATAGGCATTGTGCAAAACTGACCCCATAGGAACCAGAAGTGATATgaaaaatgtttggatttttttggcATAAACTAATAATTACCAGTAGATTTAATTTTTACTGTTACCAGTGAACACCATTTTAAACTTAGAAAATTTGAGCCAAAATAAACTGAATTTAAGTAGTTCTCAATGTTATTTCAAACTGACCTGCCAATTTATGTCAGATAACTGAAAATCGGAGACAGCAATAGTTTatttatcttttagaaaaattccTGTATACGCTAAGAATGAATATTAGCTAATCTGTTTAGAGAATACATCTTACGTGAACAAGAACATAGCTGTTAGTGATGGTCCAAAGCTGACAGGTTTGGATCCAAACTTTTCAATATTCGAGGGTGTGTTTATTGAAGATTTTGGCTAGGCCCGTTGCAGAGATAAGGCAAGTTGCAAATTTAAGACCCAGATCTGAATCTCACTAAAATTCACGTATGTTTGTAACTGGAGGTTTTGATTCAGTGCTATATATTTTGTGCAcactacaaacacacacaagttaCACATAGGTAGACAAGGTCAGTGTCCCAAGGTTCTTACAATCTAATGGCTGGATCCTTTTCTCATTAAAGTCTATAAGTTTCACCCGTAATGTCAATGGGGCTGGTTGGGGTCCTAAAAGAGACAGGTGGAGTATAAACAATAACAGATCAGGAGCAATGGTAGGAGCAGACCATTTTGGAAATGAAACCAGTGATAGGCTAAAAATGTAAGAAGAGATTTGAAGAACAAGCTGGAGATCACTTAGCACATGAGAAAGGAGAGGCTGTCCCTAGCATTGGGGGCAGTGTGAAACAGGCATAAGATCATACGGAGAATCGGTCAAACAGAgaactaaaaagaaaaatgtataatGTACCATTTGAGCTTGTAAATTCAATTAGATCACTTGTTGAATGGGTCTCTACTGTAtcatttttactttaaaatatcTTAATGTCCCTAGTcttccccaaattaaaaaaaaaatgaaattaagtgAAACAACTCTAGCTGAAGCCATTGTCTTCCAGCTGGGAAGATTACTCTTCAAACCACAAAAAGTGGCCCAAATATATTGGTGAACCTGAGAGTCTAAATCTAACCCAAAGTATGCATTACCCCCAACTGAAACCCACTCAAGACTCCTTTAGAATTACACCCACTTAACATGTAACTTACGGTTTGCATattacctctgaatttggcctgcTGAGTCTAACTGAGAATTGGGAAGTCTAAGCTGATGTAACTCACATACCAAGGGCCAGAAGAAAGAATTGTAGAAAGGAAGGGTGGCAGTAGGCCAtttctccttttctcttcttccagctcctcagccattTAAATTACTCCAATTTAGACTCTGATGTGAACTCTTCTGTATCAGTAAGTGGACGTGATTCTGTCTAAGAAAGTCTAACTTATAGTAACTTACACCACTTCTAAATGTGGCCAAGCCCAAGCTGCCAGAGATTGCATTTGAGGAGACACCCAAGCAGGATCCTCCTCAGTGTAACAAAGAAGAGGCTGGCAGTACAGTGTTCTCCAGAGGTGCTGTCAGTTCTGGAAGTAGCTCCCCCTCAGATTCAAAATAGGCCTGGTTTATGGTCCTTCAGGGAACACCACAAGGCAATCTTTCAGACTGCTGCAGCGGACAGGGGCTATGATGGAGTtgggatctgtgggggaaggcAGGCTGTTTAATTTTATTCTTTGTGTAATTTATGGGATTTCCTAGAGCCCTGGATAGGTGCCTTCTTAATTTTTGTACAgtactaaataaataataaccaGTTTGGCCCTGTATATTTTATACCTGCGTAAATAATTTATCCTGCCACCATAACTAGAATTTATGACATCGCTAGAGTAACAAAAACCGTATATGTCACAGCCATGCTGTCGCTTCACTACTGCAACATTCTAGAACTTCACCTTACACTGTAACCAAGTATTTATCCTATCCTGGACTGAGTACAACATTACATTTCCAGGTTTAACTTACTCCATCTAGATTCATGGCTACAAACACTTCAGAAAAAGAAGACAAATTTAAAGTTATGTTTGATATGGCAGTCGCGCTAATATCCACTGACAAAAAACCCTTCAGTCCTGAAAAATTAGATAAAAAGCTTTCATCAGCAGTTTCTTTAATGCTGGACCAGAACATACCAGATTTACCTGTAAAGGACATTTTGGAAGAACATGCTTATGAAGTGCAAGAAGATGCCGGCTTCTCCAAAAAACTGCATTGCCGTAGCTGTAACCAAAGTAAAGTAGAATCAGGCGAGATAAATGtacttctttctctctcctttcccaaaAAACTATGGAAGATAGTAGAAAGTGATGAGTTCAAGTCTATTGGTTGGAATGATCATGGAGATTGTGTCATTATAGATGAACTCTGCTTTCAGAGAGAAATCTTAGATCGAAGAGGCATCTTAAGGATTTTTGATACTGATAGCATGAAAAGCTTCATTCGACAACTCAACCTCTACGGATTCAGTAAAATACGTAAAAATATCACTTTGCCTCATTTTCAAGCAGAGAAAAACAGAACCAGAACAAGAATACTGGTAAAGTAATAGAAATCTATGTTTTAAATAATTTCCTTGCTTTACAAAAAGGGACACATCCTTGAGTCTCAGCCTTTATGCCCTTGGCATAGCTCAGGAGAAGGTGGGGTACAAACATGGCTTTAAGT
Encoded proteins:
- the LOC123377244 gene encoding heat shock transcription factor, Y-linked-like, translated to MDLSIAETPHVSAQDEMVDSAVSISSAIPLCDKTATGDSALMSIIEENAFQVLSDGPWIKRPRLLCDDSSTEDNDFLSLTFPKKLWKIVESDQFKSLWWDDDGNCVVIDEELFKKEVLERRGPLRIFETDCMKSFIRQLNLYGFSKMRQDFQRSASLAEFLAEEKAASAFSKLQFYHNPNFKRGSPHLLVRCKRRVGIKNTPPVAFSLDEEFSENCLKSEGRSSDVQSAFGTASMEENDLVATAPKENMQTCALRKPTVNKGLARATARIRNGYASSPAASLRPSEHVTAEDGEKLNQLAPFHLSQNNSHTQVSTHDIDSTTTTSATSLYHVIPPVSNSPFGPVMGLPAFPNMYPDLSAMQAHWASLLPFCNPWFSMPMIAAASAISMSRSSHHRTPSYHHCPNCNCTSNNASAAKGVGPKPTEYSGYHR